Genomic window (Propionibacteriaceae bacterium ZF39):
GACAGGGCCTCCGCCGCCCAGCTTGGACGCTGACAGGAGTTCCGACCGTCTGCTACCAACGCGTCGAGACCCTCCAATTTCAAGCGGGTTATCCACAGCTCAGAAGCGACCTGGAGCGTCATCCACAGATCAGGAATTGGTCCGGCAAATTGTCAGAGCGGGCAGGCAGGATGGGGTTTGTAAGAAACGAATGCTTGATCCATTCCTTAAGCGACTGGAGGTGGCCCCGGATGTCCCTCGACACCACCCCGCCCGGGCCCGAACCCCTGTTCCCCACCCCCGACCCTCCCGGCGTTGACCTGGTCGCGGCGACGGGTTCGCGCGCTCCTGCTTCCTCGGCCTCCCGTCTTCCGACCACCGACCCGTCTACGGCCTCCGCGCCCGACCCGTCTACGGTCTGCGCGCCCGACACCCCGGCTGGTGGTGGTGGTGGTGCCGACGTCAGCCCTGGGACGGCCGCCACCAGCCCTACCTCCGGCACCGGCACCGGCACCGGTACGGGTCCTGCCCCCACTACGGACCCCTCGGATGCTGTGGGTCCGCGGGTGTGTGATCCGGACACGGGCTGGGATCGGTTCTCGGTCATCCAGGCGCTCACGCTGGCAGCGCGGCGGGAACGCGAAGCGAAGATCGATCAGTTGATCCTGATCGCCCGTGCTGCGGAGGTGTGGTCGTGGATCGACAACATCGACGACGTCGTCGCTCAGATCGGTGTGGCGGACCGGATCAGTGATGCCGCGACCCGGGACCGGGTTCGCGCCGCCGCGGAGGCCGGCGATGACGACCTCCTCGACGAACTCCTCACCCCACCCACCGACCACGCGGCCTTCGACAGCGCCGCGGGCGCTTCGCCGGGGGTGCTGTATGGGGAGCGGTTGTATCTCTACGGTGCGGATGGTTCGCCGGCGTGTTCGGAGTTCCTGCGGTTGGAGATCGGCCCGGCGCTCGGGATCCAGCCGGAGGCCGCGGCGCGGTTGATCGGTGATGTGCTTGATCTGCGTCACCGCCTGCCCGGGATGTGGGCCCATGTCGAAACCGGCCGGGTGCTCGGCTGGGTCGGCTGTCAGATGGCCCGCCGCACCCGCGCCGCGGGCCTGTCACAGGAGCTGTGTCTGGAGTTGGATCGGCGGGTCTCGCCGTATGCGCCGGGCTGGACCCCGAACCGGATCCTGACCCAGACCGACAAACTCATCGTGATCCTCGACCCCGACACCGCCGAGGCAAGGCGCCGCGACGAGCTCGGGCGGCGGTATGTGTCGTTCTGGGCCGACCGCCACCCCTCCGGCGCGGGCATGCTCCACATGCGGGCCCAGTTGGATGCCGTGCCTGCCGCGGACCTCGAGGCCACGTTGAACGCATTAGCCGAAGTGTTGGAAGCGGTCCGGCCCGACCTCACCCCCGACGCCCGCCGGGCCTGGGGCCTCGAACTCCTCGCCGACCCCGCCCACGCCGCTCGGGTCCTCGCCGGCGACATCACCGGCCTCACCCCACCCGCTGACCTCCACACCGACCACTCCGCCGACACCGAGGCCGACGATCCCGGCCCCGAGACGGCTTCGGAGCTCGACGATCCCGGGGCAGGCGATGGGGCAGACCCGGTGACGACACCTTCGGCACCTGCACCGGGCCCATCGGGTGCGATCGAGGCGTTCGTGACACCCGGCACCCCGGCCGCTGCCGAAATCGCTGCTGTCACCGGCCCAGCAACCCCGGCCACCCCCGACCCTGCGACCGCGCCCATCCCCGGTGGCGGGTGTGGCTGCAAAACGACCGGGCCGGGCGCGGGGCGGGTGCCGACGGGGCGGGAAGTGTCGCTTATCGTGCATGTGAACCCGGCCGACCTGATCCTTGGCGCCGGTGGGGAAACACCCCGCCTGGGTCATCTGGTCCAGACCCTGCTGGATCAGCTCCTCGCCGAGGCCGCCCGCAGCGGCCGGTTGATCGTGAAACCCGTCCTCGACCCCATGGCCGTGTCGGTGTCCGAGTCCGACACCCCGCCGGGGTCGATGGTCGAACGAGTGCAGTACCGCAATCCGACCGTGGTGTTCCCGTACTCCGACCGGGCCTCCACCTCACAGTTCATCGACATGGATCACACCGTTCCGAGGCCGCACGGTCCGACGACCGAGGCGAACCTCGGCCCGCTGGACCGGCTGCCACACCGCTGGAAAACCCACACGACCTGCCGACTGACCCAGATCCGGCCCGGCACGTTCATCTGGCACACCCCGGCCGGGCAGACGTTCACCGTCACCCCGCACGGCACGTATCCGGACGATCCCGGACCAGACTGGCCCACCCCACCCCACTCCGGACCCCGGAGCAACAGGCCGCAGACCTCCTCACCCGCGCCCGACAGGCCTTCCAACGCGCCCACCAGGCCGAACCCTCCCGACCCACCCGCACCGGTAGGCCCGGCCCAACACCCGCCGAACCCCCAGACGCGGAACCACCACCGTTCTGACCCCCAGCACTGAAAAACCGCGAGGCCCCGCAAGGCACACCTGTGCCCTGCGGGGCGCCTTGGCATGCCCGAACGGTGTCGGACCGGGGGTTTCGCCAACGATCACGGAGTCCGGGGCAGTTGACAGATCAAGGAGTCCGGGGGCGGTTAACATGCGCGGATGCGTGTGCTGTGTTCCTCTGCAACGGGACTTCTGGTCGGTTGGCTCGCGGACGAGGGGCTCGGCGACCCAAGTCGGTATCACCCGGTAGCAGGCTTCGGCCACGTGGCCTCGGCGCTCGAGCAGAAGACCTGGCGCGACCAGCGTGCCGCAGGCGCGGCCCATGTCGCTCTTCTCGTCGGCACCACCCTCCTCGGAGGGGTCGCTCTGGAGCGACTGACCCTTGTGAACCGACCTGACGCGCGCAGACCTGACCCGCGTGGACCGGGCGTACTCCATCTCGCCCTCACCGCCGCTGCCTGCTGGGCCGTGCTGGGCGGACGCTCGTTGCGGCGCGAGGCCGCAGCCGTCGGTACGCTGCTCGCCGCCGACGATCTCAACGGCGCCCGGGACCGCATCCGCAGTCTCGTGGGCCGGGACCCGACCCACCTGTCCGCCGACGAACTCGCACGAGCCGTGATCGAGTCCGTCGCCGAGAACAGCTCCGACGCCGTGGTCGCGCCTCTGTTCTGGGGTGCGGTCGCGGGGATTCCGGGGCTGCTGGGATACCGGGCGATCAACACCCTGGACGCGATGATCGGACACCGGAGCCCGCGCTACCACCGCTTCGGCTGGGCCGCTGCTCGCCTCGACGACCTCGTCAACTGGATCCCCGCCCGATTGGCGGCCGGCCTGGCTGCGGCCGCCGCTCCCCTGGTGGGTGGTTCACCGGCTGCGGCATTCGACACGGTCCGCGCTGACGCCCACAAGCATCCCTCCCCCAATGCCGGACCGGTCGAGGCGGCGTTCGCCGGTGCCCTGGGCGTACGCCTCGGCGGCACGAATCGCTATGGCGACAGGGTCGAGGATCGGGGCACGCTCGGCGCCGGCCGCCCGGTCACTGCGGCCGACATCGCCGGAGCGAACCGCCTCGCCGCAGCCGTCGGAGTCGGAGCCGCGGTCCTTGCCACGCTCGGCGCCTTCGCCCGCCAACGATTTCTGTCGGAGCGGCGGCCTAAGGTAGGCGCATGACCGAGCAGGTGCGCGTGATTTTCGTGTGTTGGGGCAATATCTGCCGATCGCCGATGGCGGAGCGGGTGGCCGAGGGCTGGCTGGACGAAGCCGGCATCACGGACGTGGAGCTCACCAGCGCCGGGGTGTCCTCGGAGGAAACCGGCAACCCGATCGACCGCCGGGCCCAGCAGTGGCTGACCGAGGCGGGCTACCGGGCTGACGACCACCGCGCCCACCGCATCACTGCCGATGAGATCGACAGTGCCGACCTGATCATCGCGATGGAAGACATCCACGTCGACCGGATGCACCGCCTGAAGCCCCGGCGCACCGACCACATCCACCTGCTCACCCACTTCGATCCCGACGCCGCACCGGGCGCGGGCGTCCCCGACCCGTGGTATGGGGATCATTCCGGCTTCGGGGACACCCTCGCGAGCATCGAAGGCGCCATGCCGAACCTCCTGGCCGAGATCGAGCGCCTCCGCAGCCGATCTTCCGCGACGTCGATGGAAGAATGAACCCATGCACATCCTCGTGGTTGATGACGACCAGGCCGTTCGTGATTCGCTGGCGCGCTCGCTGCAATACAGCGGCTATGAAGTATCGACCGCAAGCGATGGAGTCGAGGCGCTGGCCAAGCTCGCCGCCGGCCGGCCCGATGCCGTGATCATGGACGTGATGATGCCGCGCCTCGACGGGCTCGAGACGACACGCATGCTGCGCGCCAACGGCAATGACGTGCCGATCCTGGTCCTGACCGCGCGTGATTCGGTCGACGACCGGGTGGACGGCCTCGATGCGGGCGGCGACGACTACATGGCGAAGCCGTTCGCGCTCGACGAGTTGCTGGCCCGGATCCGGGCGCTCGTCCGGCGCGCCGGGTCGGGTGCCGAGGCCGACGAGCAGGGCAACGAAGCGCTCGTCTTCGGCGACCTCAGCCTCAACGCCCAGACCCGCGAAGTGCTGCGCGGCCAGCGCCACATCAGCCTGACCCGCACCGAGTTCGCCCTCCTCCAGACCTTCATGAAGAACCCGCGCCGCGTGCTCGAGCGCAGTTGGCTCCTCAACGAGGTCTGGGGCTTCGACTTCCCGACCACTGCCAACTCCCTCGAGGTCTATATCGGCTATCTGCGGCGCAAGACCGAGGCATCGGGTGAGGCGCGACTGATCCATACGGTGCGCGGCGTCGGCTATGTCCTGCGCGAGAACGCCCCATGATCCAACGGCTCCGCCGTTTCTTCAGCCTGCCGTCGGTCCAACGTCGGATCGGCATCCTGACCGGGGTCGCTGTCGCTGTCGCCGTGGCGGTGACCGGTTTCGCGGGCTATCTCACCGCGCAGTTCTCCCTCTATGACCAGTTGGATCGTGAGCTGACCCAGATCGCGACCCTCACGTCGGATGCGATCGGCACCGACGTCCAGGCCCTCGGCGGGATCGACCAGCAGGCGCTCCGCTCGGTGAACCTCAACCTGGTCCTGTTGCGCTCCGACGGCTATCGCGCGGCCGTCCCGGGCGAGCGGGTGAGCCTCGAAACCGGCGACGACGAACTCGCGCTTGCCCGCCTCCAGGAAGGAGTGTCCCACCGCACGGTACACGGCAGCGACGGGCAGCTGTATCGGATCGTCGCCGTCCCCCTCCCCCGCGTCGACGGCAGCTATGCCCTGGTGATCGGGCGCCCCCTCGCGCCGACGCTGAGCATCCTGAGTGACCTGCGGATCGTCCTGGTGCTGTTCGGTTCCGGCGGCGTGGGTCTGGGCGCGATCATCGGTGCCCTCATCGCCCGCTCCTCGATGCGGCCCATCCGCGAGCTGACCCGCGCCGTCACGCGCGTCACCCAGACGGATTCGCTCGACCCGATCGAGGTCGAGGGCGACGACGAGCTGTCGCAGCTGACCCGCTCCTTCAACACGATGCTCTATTCGCTGGCCTCGTCCCGCGCCCGCCAGAACCGCCTGATCGTGGACGCGAGCCACGAATTGCGTACGCCCCTGACGTCGCTGCGGACCAACATCGAGCTCCTGGTCGCGGACGAGAAATCGGGCATGCTTCCCGAGGGAGCCCGCAAGGAGATCCTGCGCGATATCGCAGCCCAGCTGGCGGAGTTCACCTCGCTGATCGGCGACCTCGTCCAGCTCACCCGCGCCCCGGCCAAGACGACCCGCATCCCGCTCAACCTGCGCGATGTCGTGGAATCGGCCCTGCAGCGCGTACGCCGCAGAGGTCCCGGCCTCACCTTCGACGTCGAGCTCAACTCGCTCCACCTGGTGGGGGAAGAGGACACGTTGGAGCGGGCTGTCACCAACCTGCTCGACAACGCCGTCAAGTTCTCCCCCGCCGGCGGCACCATCCGGGTGCTCCTTGAGGGCGATCAGCTGCGCATCTCCGACCAGGGCCCCGGCATCGCCGAGGACGACCTGCCCCACATCTTCGATCGCTTCTATCGCTCCGACAAGGCCCGTCACACCCCCGGCACCGGCCTCGGCCTGTCGATCGTGGCCCAGACGGTCGCGCGCCACGGGGGTTGGGTGCGCGCGTCGCGGTCGGCCGAAGGCGGAGCCGAATTCACGATGCGCCTGCCCGGTTTCGTCACCCGCGAAGGTCTCAACCTCGACCTGGCCGAGAACGCGGATGAGTCCGAGCGCGAGGAGGCAGAGACATGACGGACGCTGGGTCACCCCCGCCCGGGATCCCGCGCGTGCTCGTGGTCGGTTCGCTCAACCACGACACGATCGTGCGTACGCCCCACCTGCCCGCCCCCGGCGAGACCGTCCTCGGCGAGGACCTCATCCAGCGGTTCGGCGGCAAGGGAGCCAACCAGGCCGCCGCCGCGGCCGCAGCCGGGGCTCCGACGGTCATGGTCGGCGCAATCGGCGACGACCCGGAGGGCCACGCCTATCTGACCCGCCTGAAAGCCCTGGGCGTCCACCCCCGGGTCGCGATGGTCGGCAGGTTCCCCACCGGTCGCGCGATCGTGACGGTCGACACCGAGGGCGCCAACACCATCACGGTCATCCCGGGCGCCAACGCCGACATGACCCCGATGCGCGTGGCGGTCGGGCTCATGGACCTCACCGCCGCCGATCTCGTGGTCGTGCAGTTGGAGCTGCCGCTCGACGCCGTGATCCAGGCAGTGGCGATCGCGGCCGACCGTGGGGCGCGGGTGGTGCTGAACATGGCACCGTACGCTGACCTGCCGGCCGAGGTGCTGGCGTACGCCGATCCGGTCGTCGTCAACGAGGGCGAGGCCGAACGCCTCGCGGCCGCCGGCCTGACACCGCAGAGCCTCGTGATCACCCGCGGCGCCCGGGGCGCGACGTGGGGTCACCTGGAGGTTCCGACAGCCGACGCGACCGTCGTCGACACCACCGGAGCCGGGGACGCGTTCTGTGGTGGCCTCGCCGCGGCCCTCCTCGGCGGCGCCGACCGCCGGGCAGCCCTCGAAGCCGGCGCCCGATCCGCAGCCCGGGTGATCTCACACCACGGCGCCCAGCCCGATCACAGCTGAGACAGGAGCACAACGATGGTCGATTCCGAGGTAGGCCGCCTGCGCACGGTGATGCTGCACCGTCCCGGCCCCGAACTGCAGCGGCTCACCCCGCGCAACAACGACCGCCTGCTGTTCGACGGGGTTCCGTGGGTGGCGCGGGCGCAGGAAGAACACGACGCCTTCGCCGCGACACTGACCGACCGCGGGGTCGAGGTGCTCTATCTCACCGACCTGCTCACCGAAACCCTGGAGGACCCGTCCGCGCGGGCCCAGGTGATCGCCGACACCCTCGACTCCCTCCTCCTCGGCGACACCCTGCGCCACTATCTGGCCGGCGCGCTCGCCGATGCCGAACCCGCCGAGCTCACCGAGCTCGTCATCGGCGGAATCCGCAACGATGAGCTCCGCGGTGGCCGTGGCCTCGTCACCGCGCTGATGCAGCCGCACGACTTCCTTATCGATCCGCTGCCGAACCTGCTGTTCACGCGCGATTCGTCGGTACGCCTCGGCGATCACGTCGCGATCACCGCACTCGCCATGCCCGCCCGCGCCCGCGAGACCCAGCTCACCGAGGTGATCTGGACCCAGCACCCGCGCCTCGCCGGCACACCCACCCTCCACGGCTGGCAGGCCGAGAACCTCGAGGGCGGTGATGTGCTCCTCCTGGCCCCGGGCGTCGTCGCCGTCGGCGTCGGCCAACGCACGACCCCGGCGGGCGCCGAACGCCTCGCGCGTCAGTTGTTCCAGCTCGGGCTGGCCCGCACCGTGCTGGTCGCGCCCGTCGACCAGACCCGCGCGACGATGCACCTCGACACCGTGATGACCATGGTCGATGTCGACACCGTGGTCATGTATCCCAACATCGCCGATCGCCTCCAGGCCTGGACCGTCACCCCCGGCGACGACCACACGCTCGACGTCAGTGGCCCCGAACCGTTCGCCATCGCCGCGGCGCGGGCCATGGGCATCGACCGGCTGAAGCTCATCGATACCGGCACCGACCCCGTCACCGCCGAGCGCGAGCAGTGGGACGACGGCAACAACACGCTGGCCCTCGCACCCCGCGTGGCGGTTGCCTACGAGCGCAACATCGTCACCAACGGGCGCCTGGAGGCCGCCGGCATCGAGGTGATCCCTATCGCGGGCTCCGAGCTGGGCTCCGGCCGCGGGGGGCCGCGGTGCATGTCGTGCCCGATCGAGCGGGACCCGTTGGTCTGACCTCGGGCCCCAAACCCGGGATCAGCGTGGGAAGTGCGTCGGCAGCGTCCGGCGCGGACCGTGGCGTTCGGGCCAGATGCCCATCACCCCGACGAGCTGCTGCACGCGATACCGATGCCCGCGATAGGGCTCGAGCACCTCGCGCGCGGCATCGTTGTCGAGCTTCTCGCCCACCAGCGCGAGGGTGATCACGCCGGGTATGTGATAGTCCCCGTCCGACCAGGCATCTGGGTCGCCGTGGGCGCGCTGGCGTACCTCCGCCGAGGTCCACACCCCCACCCCCGGCAGCGACTGCAACCGCCGATCGGCCTCGTCCGGCGCGCGCAGCGTACGCTCCAGAGCCCCCGCTCGCCCGGCCGCCGCGACGATCGTGCGGCTGCGGGCCGGCTCGATACCGGCCTTGAGCCAGGTCCAGGACGGGATCCGGGCCCAGCCGGCGGGTGCGGGCGGACAGACCATCCCGTGGGCCGGATGACCCTCGACCCACGCCGGGCCGGGTGCCGGCTCCCCGAACTTCCGGACGAGCCGCCGGAAGCCGGCGTACGCCTCGTTGCCCGTCACCTTCTGCTCGATCACGGCGGGGGCGAAGGCTTCCCAGACGAGTTGGGTACGCCCGACCCGCAGCCCGGGTGCGCGCCGCTGCGCCTCACGAAGCAGCGGATGATCGGGCCGGAACTCCGACGGATCGTCATGGTCGCCGAGGAAGTCGGGGAGCTGATCGAGCACCCATTCCGCACCTGCGCCCCAGGCCTCGGCCCGGAGCTCGGGGCCCTCGTCGAGCCGGAGCAACGCTGGCCCGACCGGTGTGAGCGTGGACCGGAACCATGTGGCCCCCACCCGGCGATGGGTCGGATCCCCCGGACCACGCCGCAGCCGGCCCAGATAGGGCCGGAGCGACCGGCCGGGAAGCCGGCGTACCCGAGCGAGCTCGCCGGTCACGGCCACGGATTCCGGGCACATCCGTCGAGGCCGTAGGTCTGCTGCATCATCACCGGCGCGGGCTGGCCGCGGCCGGGGCACTCGACATGGCCGAGCCCGAGATAGTGCCCGACCTCGTGGTTGACGAGATAGGTGCGGTAGCCGGTGAGGTCGCCGGCGTAGTCGGGGATCCCGCCGGTCCAGCGATGGCCGTTGAGGTTGACCGCCGACCCGGTGGAGCAGCTGACGCGGCCATTGGTGCGCAGCGGATAGCAGCGCTTGTCGGTGGTGGCCGGGGTGAGTACGCGGATGACCAGGTCATGGGTGCCCCCGCCGACGAAGTCGAACCGCACCTTCTGCTTCGACGGCCAGGATCGCTTGTCCTGCAGGATCGTGGCGGCCTGGGTCGCGACCTGATCGGGATCGACCGGCATTTCGTTCTCGACCTCGACCCGGACCCGCACGCGCCGGCCCTGCTGTTCGGCCGGCGCGGCGCGGGTGAATTGCGCCACCCGCACCTGCCCCGAACCCGACTGCGGGACCGGCTCGGGCGTCACGTCCTTCTGGGGAGCGGCCCCGGCGGGATCGGCGGTGGACTCAGCGGTGGGACCGGGGGCCGGACCGGAGGCCGCTGCCGGGTCGTCGGCCGGGGCTCCGTCCGGGGCCGGCTGCGCGGGCGCAGGCGGGTTCTCGGGGGTCGCCGATGGGCCCGGCGCTCCGGTCGGAGAGGTCGAGGTGTGATAGGAACCGATCACAAGGAGAGAAATCAAGAGCGCGACGACGGCCACGGTCCCAAGTCCCCAGCGCAGATTCTGTGACCCGGGAGAAGGCACGACGGGTCCGAGTTTTCGTCGCAGAGGAGTATGTTGCGGTGAGTCAGGATGCCCCTGGCTCACGCTTTCGGACCCGATCACGCCCACAGACTAGGTCACGTTCAGATGTCACACTCCCACACCACGCCCACGCCGACCTCCCCACAGGACATGGCCAGGCAGCGGCGCGCCCTGCGACTGATGATCATCACCCTGATCCCCCTCGCGGTCTGGACGCTGGGGGCGCTCATCATCATGTGGCCCGGCGATGTGTCGAAGCACATCTCCCCCAACATCTCGACCTACTCGGTCGAAGGCCTGACCGTTCAGAGCGCCCGCATCACGCAGGTCGCCGAGATCAACTGTGATGGCGTACCCGGATCGGCCAGCGCCCCCGGCGCCGAACAGACCTGCGGCCGGGCCACGGTCGAGATGCTCGACGGCCCCGAAACGGGCCAGGTCATCGAAGAGATCACGCTGAAGGCCTCCGACTTCGAGTCGGGCGTGAGCGTGGGCCAGAAGGTGAAGCTGTTCCGCATCCCGATGGAGGGCATGCCGGCGCAGTATCAGTTCAGCGAGTTCGAGCGCGGCACCCCTCTGCTGTTCTTCACGCTGCTCTTCGTCGCCGCCGTCGTCCTGGTCGCCCGCCTGCGAGGCCTGATGGCCATCCTCGGCCTCGGCTGGGCGTACTTCATCATGGTCTATTTCATGTTCCCGGCCCTCGTGGCGGGATCGAATCCGCTCATGGTCGGCCTGGTCGGTGGGTCGGCGATCATGTTCGTGGTGTTGTATGCCGCGCACGGCTTCAGCGCCAGAACCACCACAGCCCTGCTCGGCACGCTCTTCGGCCTCTTCGTCGCGGCGATCCTCGGTTGGATCGCCACAGAGTGGGCCCACCTGACCGGCGTGGCCTCCGAGGACGACATGATCCTGTCGACCGCCGCCCCCGATCTGCAGATGACGTCGGTGGTGTTGTGCGGCATCATGCTCGCCGGATTGGGCGTACTCAACGACGTCACCATCACCCAGGCGTCGGCCGTCTGGGAGCTCGCCTCCACCGATCCGGATGGCAAGCGCCTGTTCAGCCGGGCCATGCGCATCGGGCGCGACCACATCGCATCGACCGTCTACACGATCGCTTTCGCCACCGCCGGCGCCTCGCTCGGCACGCTGCTGCTCCTGAGCATCTATCAGCGCCCCTTGTTCGAGACCCTGCAGAACGAGGTGTTCTCGGCCGAGATCATCCGCACGCTCGTGGGCTCGATCGGGCTGGTCGCGGCCGTGCCGTTGACCACCGCGGTCGGCGTCGCCGTCGTCAGCGCCTCGCGCAAGTCGCGTGGTGAGATCTCGCTCAAGGACGCCAGCCGCAACGCCCCGGGCGATGAGCTGATCGATCGCAGCCGCTTCGACCGGAACTGAATCAGGAACTGAATCAGGCCGCTCGGAGCTCCTCGGTCGCAGCCGCTTGCAGGGCCGTCCAGACACGATGGGCGGCCGCCAGATGCTGGCGCCGATCGACCTCGACGACCACGTCGACCCGCCCCGGATGCGGGGTGAGCACCGCCACACGATCGCCGATCCGCACGGCCTCGTCGAGGCTGCTCGTCGCCAGGACGAGCGTGACGCCCGCATCGCGCTGGATGCGGATGATGTCGTCCTGGAGCAGTCGGCGATCGGCCTGGTCGAGACCGGCGAAGGGATCGTCCAGCAGGAGTACGCCCGGGTCGTGCGCCAGCGTCTTCGCGATCGAGACGCGGACCTTCTGGGCGGCATCGAGTTCGCTCACCGGTGATTCCGCCACGTCGATGAGCCCGACCACGTCGAGTGCGTCGAGGGCACGGGCTTCGCGAGCCTCCGGCGTACCCCCGGAGCCGAGCGCGAACGTCACATTTGCCAGCGCCGTGCGCCAGGGGAAGAGCCCATAGGCCGGGGCGACGAACCCGTTGTCGAGCGCCGGTCGGGTGATGGGGGTCCCGTCGGCGTACGCCTCCCCCGCGACCGGGTGGGCGAAACCGGCGAGGACATCGAGGAGCGTCGACTTGCCGCACGCCGACGGGCCGACGATGGTGAGCGACTCACCCGCGGCCACGTCGAGGGAGCAGCCGTCGAGGACGCGGAGGGTGCCGGTGCGGCCGGTGACATCGCGGCGCTGGACGTCGAGGGTGACATGGCTCAGGGACAGGGCGTGAGCAGGCATGGATGGTCTCCGGGATCGGGGGATTCGGGTGGGTCGTGCCCCGAAGGGCTCGCGTCAGCGCGCGCACATACACATGAACCGCGAGGCGGACCATGTGTGAACGCGGGTCGCGAGCAGGGAGATCATGCGTCGACTCTCGCAAGCATCAGGGCTTCGGGCAAGGCGCACCCCGAACCCTCTCACTATTCGAGAAAATCATGCCCCTATAGAGCTGATTTATGGGTTAGCCCTCGACGAGGCTGATGCTGAAACCGTCCCAGCCCTTCCGCCCGACGGTCTGGAGAGCGGTGGTCGTGAGGCCGGGATGGCGGCTGGCCGCGGCCAGGAAGTCCTGGACGCCGTTGACCATCGGATCGGTCGAGCCGGCGTCGGCGACCGCGCCGCGGCGAACCACGTTGTCTCCGACGATCACGGTGCCGGGCCGGGAGAGCCGGAGAACCCGATCCAGGTAGTGCGGATAGTTGTTCTTGTCGGCGTCGATGAAGACCAGGTCGAAAGGGGGGTCACCGGCGGCGATCATCGCATCGAGCGTGTCGAGCGCCGGGCCGACCCGGATCTCGATCAGGTCGGCGAGACCGGCTTCGGCGAACGTCGCGGCCGCGATCTGCGCATGCTTCGGCTCGAACTCGCAGGTGATGAGGCGGCCGCCCTCGGGCAGGCCACGGGCGAGCCAGACACCGCTGTAGCCGGCGAGCGTTCCCAGCTCGAGCACCCGCTTCGCGCCCGTGATGCGGACCAGCAGGGAGAGGAACTGCCCCTGGGTCGGCGAGACCTCGATGGCGGGAACATCGCCGCGGATGCCGGCGTCGTGCGCGGATCGCAGGGCGTCGTCCTCGGTGATCAGCAGGTCGACGAAATAGTCGTCGACAGCCCGCCACTGCTCGGGCCCGGTCATGCGACGACGTCCAGCTCGCACGAACCGAGTTGCGGGGACCACACCTCGAGGCGGGTGCCGACCACCAGATCCACCGGCGCGGTGGCGCCACCGGTCAGCACGATCATGCCCTCGTGCAGCGAGGCGCCCGATTCGGCGAGCCGGCGTACCAGGAACGCCACACTCTCCGCCGGCGAACCGAACACGACCCGGCCACTGGCCGACCGTTCCTCGGCGCCGTCGATGCGCATCGTGAGCTCGAAGTCGACCGGGTCGCCGACACAGCGGTGGAACTCCCCGAGCTGATAGCCGGCCGCCGACGACGAATCGGCCGTGTTGTCGACGAACGCGAACCGATAGCTCTCCCAGCGCGGGTCGACAATCTCCAGGGACACGGCCCACTCCCCCGATTCGGCGACCTCGGCGGCGGTGACATTGCCGGAGAGCGTGCGCCCGGCGCGGTAGGCGAACTCGGGCTCGGCCTTGGGGTGGATTCGTTCGGCCATCGATAGGGTGCCATCGCATTCCATCCCGGCCCAGAGCGAGCCGTGGTTGGGCTG
Coding sequences:
- a CDS encoding cobalamin biosynthesis protein — translated: MRVLCSSATGLLVGWLADEGLGDPSRYHPVAGFGHVASALEQKTWRDQRAAGAAHVALLVGTTLLGGVALERLTLVNRPDARRPDPRGPGVLHLALTAAACWAVLGGRSLRREAAAVGTLLAADDLNGARDRIRSLVGRDPTHLSADELARAVIESVAENSSDAVVAPLFWGAVAGIPGLLGYRAINTLDAMIGHRSPRYHRFGWAAARLDDLVNWIPARLAAGLAAAAAPLVGGSPAAAFDTVRADAHKHPSPNAGPVEAAFAGALGVRLGGTNRYGDRVEDRGTLGAGRPVTAADIAGANRLAAAVGVGAAVLATLGAFARQRFLSERRPKVGA
- a CDS encoding DUF222 domain-containing protein — protein: MSLDTTPPGPEPLFPTPDPPGVDLVAATGSRAPASSASRLPTTDPSTASAPDPSTVCAPDTPAGGGGGADVSPGTAATSPTSGTGTGTGTGPAPTTDPSDAVGPRVCDPDTGWDRFSVIQALTLAARREREAKIDQLILIARAAEVWSWIDNIDDVVAQIGVADRISDAATRDRVRAAAEAGDDDLLDELLTPPTDHAAFDSAAGASPGVLYGERLYLYGADGSPACSEFLRLEIGPALGIQPEAAARLIGDVLDLRHRLPGMWAHVETGRVLGWVGCQMARRTRAAGLSQELCLELDRRVSPYAPGWTPNRILTQTDKLIVILDPDTAEARRRDELGRRYVSFWADRHPSGAGMLHMRAQLDAVPAADLEATLNALAEVLEAVRPDLTPDARRAWGLELLADPAHAARVLAGDITGLTPPADLHTDHSADTEADDPGPETASELDDPGAGDGADPVTTPSAPAPGPSGAIEAFVTPGTPAAAEIAAVTGPATPATPDPATAPIPGGGCGCKTTGPGAGRVPTGREVSLIVHVNPADLILGAGGETPRLGHLVQTLLDQLLAEAARSGRLIVKPVLDPMAVSVSESDTPPGSMVERVQYRNPTVVFPYSDRASTSQFIDMDHTVPRPHGPTTEANLGPLDRLPHRWKTHTTCRLTQIRPGTFIWHTPAGQTFTVTPHGTYPDDPGPDWPTPPHSGPRSNRPQTSSPAPDRPSNAPTRPNPPDPPAPVGPAQHPPNPQTRNHHRSDPQH
- a CDS encoding low molecular weight protein-tyrosine-phosphatase, producing the protein MTEQVRVIFVCWGNICRSPMAERVAEGWLDEAGITDVELTSAGVSSEETGNPIDRRAQQWLTEAGYRADDHRAHRITADEIDSADLIIAMEDIHVDRMHRLKPRRTDHIHLLTHFDPDAAPGAGVPDPWYGDHSGFGDTLASIEGAMPNLLAEIERLRSRSSATSMEE
- a CDS encoding response regulator transcription factor; amino-acid sequence: MHILVVDDDQAVRDSLARSLQYSGYEVSTASDGVEALAKLAAGRPDAVIMDVMMPRLDGLETTRMLRANGNDVPILVLTARDSVDDRVDGLDAGGDDYMAKPFALDELLARIRALVRRAGSGAEADEQGNEALVFGDLSLNAQTREVLRGQRHISLTRTEFALLQTFMKNPRRVLERSWLLNEVWGFDFPTTANSLEVYIGYLRRKTEASGEARLIHTVRGVGYVLRENAP
- a CDS encoding HAMP domain-containing sensor histidine kinase, whose product is MIQRLRRFFSLPSVQRRIGILTGVAVAVAVAVTGFAGYLTAQFSLYDQLDRELTQIATLTSDAIGTDVQALGGIDQQALRSVNLNLVLLRSDGYRAAVPGERVSLETGDDELALARLQEGVSHRTVHGSDGQLYRIVAVPLPRVDGSYALVIGRPLAPTLSILSDLRIVLVLFGSGGVGLGAIIGALIARSSMRPIRELTRAVTRVTQTDSLDPIEVEGDDELSQLTRSFNTMLYSLASSRARQNRLIVDASHELRTPLTSLRTNIELLVADEKSGMLPEGARKEILRDIAAQLAEFTSLIGDLVQLTRAPAKTTRIPLNLRDVVESALQRVRRRGPGLTFDVELNSLHLVGEEDTLERAVTNLLDNAVKFSPAGGTIRVLLEGDQLRISDQGPGIAEDDLPHIFDRFYRSDKARHTPGTGLGLSIVAQTVARHGGWVRASRSAEGGAEFTMRLPGFVTREGLNLDLAENADESEREEAET